The Scytonema hofmannii PCC 7110 genome has a segment encoding these proteins:
- a CDS encoding cupin domain-containing protein, with product MKVLPPVEIAQDNLGELLSNSDLDSTNFSEINFTITHAQQTRGDRYHKDNHELFVIIAGEVEVTTCNIFDKKPTKFIAKKGDRFIIQPFELHSLHAITDCQWLNLVFQTATDNTPCNNKKTESQIIRHYGFNNPRKLRLVAV from the coding sequence ATGAAAGTATTACCACCAGTTGAAATCGCTCAAGACAATTTGGGAGAACTGCTGTCAAACAGCGACCTTGACTCAACAAACTTTTCGGAAATTAACTTTACCATCACCCACGCCCAACAAACTCGCGGCGATCGCTACCATAAAGATAATCACGAGTTGTTCGTCATCATAGCAGGAGAAGTTGAAGTAACGACCTGCAACATTTTCGATAAGAAACCAACAAAATTTATTGCTAAAAAGGGAGATAGGTTTATTATTCAACCTTTCGAGTTACATAGTCTGCACGCGATTACAGACTGTCAGTGGTTAAATTTGGTGTTCCAAACTGCAACCGACAACACACCTTGCAATAACAAGAAAACTGAAAGTCAAATCATTCGCCATTACGGGTTCAATAATCCGCGAAAGTTAAGACTAGTAGCTGTCTAA